Proteins encoded by one window of Filimonas effusa:
- the rpoN gene encoding RNA polymerase factor sigma-54 has protein sequence MSLSQSLQQKLLQKLSPQQIQLMKLLQVPTANLEERIKEELEENPALEVTDEERDDYDEAEEFDTQEEEYEMDGSEDEYENIDISDYVSDSDDDVADYKLRDDNYPDADDKKTLPFKIESSFHDILVDQLGLLSLDEKNYKIAEQVVGSLDDDGYLRRELSSMVDDLAFRQNVDASEEEIEAVIHKIQQFDPPGICARNLQECLLLQLKRQLAGGKEVSLAIQVLDKYFEEFTKKHYEKIQRGLNLNDDQLRDVINAIIKLNPKPGGNLGEINKAESYVVPDFFILNSGGKLELSLNAKNAPDLRISEGYRDMLREYDKGAKKDKRQKEAVMFIKQKIDSAKWFIDMIKQRQHTLLSTMNAIMEYQREFFLTGDETNLKPMILKDIAEVTGLDISTVSRVANSKFVQTEFGTYRLKFFFSESLSTESGEEVSTREVKKILSDLIEGEDKRKPLSDERLTELLQEKGYNIARRTVAKYREQLNIPVARLRKEL, from the coding sequence ATGTCATTAAGCCAATCATTACAACAGAAACTCTTACAAAAGCTCTCTCCTCAGCAGATTCAGTTAATGAAGTTGCTACAGGTCCCCACGGCCAACCTGGAAGAACGTATTAAAGAGGAACTCGAAGAAAACCCTGCGCTCGAGGTTACCGACGAAGAAAGAGATGACTACGATGAAGCCGAAGAGTTCGATACCCAGGAAGAGGAGTACGAAATGGATGGCTCCGAAGACGAATACGAAAATATAGATATCAGCGATTATGTCTCCGATAGCGACGATGACGTTGCCGACTATAAACTCCGCGACGACAATTACCCCGATGCCGACGACAAAAAAACACTGCCTTTTAAAATTGAAAGCAGTTTTCACGACATCCTGGTCGATCAGCTTGGCCTCCTCTCCCTCGACGAAAAAAACTACAAAATAGCAGAACAGGTAGTAGGCAGCCTCGACGACGATGGCTACCTCCGCCGCGAACTCTCTTCCATGGTCGACGACCTTGCTTTCCGCCAGAATGTCGATGCCTCCGAAGAAGAGATAGAAGCCGTGATCCACAAGATCCAGCAGTTCGATCCCCCCGGTATTTGCGCCCGCAATCTCCAGGAATGCCTCCTGTTACAACTGAAAAGACAGCTTGCCGGCGGAAAAGAGGTGAGCCTCGCCATCCAGGTGCTCGATAAATACTTCGAAGAGTTCACAAAAAAACACTACGAAAAAATCCAGAGAGGCCTCAACCTTAACGACGACCAGCTTCGCGATGTCATCAATGCCATCATTAAGCTCAATCCCAAACCAGGCGGAAACCTCGGTGAGATCAATAAGGCGGAGAGTTACGTGGTGCCCGATTTCTTTATCCTTAACTCCGGCGGCAAACTCGAACTCTCCCTCAATGCCAAAAACGCTCCAGACCTCCGCATCAGCGAAGGTTATCGCGATATGCTCCGTGAATACGACAAAGGGGCTAAAAAAGATAAACGCCAGAAAGAAGCGGTCATGTTCATCAAACAGAAGATCGACTCGGCCAAATGGTTCATCGATATGATCAAGCAGCGGCAACATACCCTGCTCAGTACCATGAACGCAATTATGGAATACCAGCGCGAATTCTTCCTCACAGGCGATGAAACTAACCTTAAACCAATGATCCTCAAAGATATAGCAGAGGTTACAGGGCTCGATATCTCTACCGTGAGCCGCGTGGCAAACAGCAAATTCGTTCAAACTGAATTCGGAACCTATCGCCTTAAATTCTTCTTCAGCGAATCGCTTAGCACCGAAAGTGGTGAAGAAGTGAGTACCCGCGAAGTCAAGAAAATACTCAGCGATCTCATCGAAGGCGAAGACAAACGTAAACCACTCAGCGACGAAAGGCTTACTGAGCTCCTTCAGGAAAAAGGATATAATATTGCACGTCGTACCGTTGCCAAATACCGGGAACAGCTCAATATTCCCGTAGCGCGTTTGCGAAAAGAATTATAA
- a CDS encoding CvfB family protein → MVEVGKINRLKVLRQVEIGAFMDDGEGGILLPKRFVPRNIKNGDELDVFIYHDSDNRLIATTQKPNAVVGDIAFMQVVAVTPQGAFLDWGLMKDLFVPKSQQQSFMRVGAGYLVKLYVDEQTGRVAATERIERLLDNEHLTVAEKQQVKLLVYRRSELGYVVIINGIHTGLLYFNEVFKELEIGDTLDGFIKKIREDNKIDVGLGKPGYDKVEDETGKILRLLRENDGYLPYHDKSDPQEIYDFFGMSKKTFKMTTGALYKQQKISFTQSGIKLLSND, encoded by the coding sequence ATGGTTGAGGTCGGTAAGATCAATAGGTTGAAAGTGTTACGCCAGGTAGAAATAGGTGCTTTTATGGACGATGGCGAAGGAGGTATCCTCTTGCCAAAACGTTTTGTCCCCCGTAACATAAAAAATGGCGACGAACTCGACGTTTTTATCTACCACGATTCCGATAACCGCCTTATTGCTACTACCCAGAAGCCGAATGCAGTAGTTGGAGATATCGCCTTCATGCAGGTCGTGGCCGTCACACCGCAAGGCGCTTTCCTCGACTGGGGCCTTATGAAAGACCTCTTCGTGCCAAAATCACAACAACAGAGTTTCATGCGCGTAGGTGCAGGTTATCTTGTGAAACTGTATGTCGACGAACAAACCGGACGCGTCGCAGCTACAGAAAGAATTGAACGCCTCCTTGATAATGAACACCTTACTGTTGCCGAAAAACAACAGGTAAAACTCCTGGTCTACCGCAGATCAGAACTGGGCTATGTTGTCATTATCAACGGTATCCATACAGGATTACTTTACTTCAATGAAGTCTTTAAAGAACTTGAAATAGGCGATACGCTCGACGGCTTTATTAAGAAAATAAGAGAAGATAATAAGATCGACGTAGGCCTTGGAAAACCAGGGTACGATAAAGTAGAAGACGAAACCGGGAAAATACTGCGCCTGCTGCGTGAAAATGACGGATACCTGCCTTATCACGACAAATCCGATCCCCAGGAGATCTACGACTTCTTCGGCATGAGTAAAAAAACATTTAAAATGACAACCGGCGCCTTATACAAACAACAAAAGATCAGCTTTACACAATCAGGCATCAAATTGCTGTCCAACGACTAA
- a CDS encoding murein L,D-transpeptidase catalytic domain family protein — MKKVVFAVAVCVCAFTSIAFTSAHRANDNDGKKFPSLLPDNANAVPARRLSDSIYTRLGLDSNGLSREAFFKAYKGYQYLLEKGQLAKPDLLSIVDMSQSSTKKRLYVIDIAHSRVLFNTYVSHGRNSGGEYATSFSNLNSSHKSSLGFMITAETYTGKAGYSMRFDGMEKGINDNVRMRDIVMHGSTYVNASRCESAMGRSYGCPAVSYSEHKDIINTIKGGSCFFIYHNDNWYQRSSKILNANFMWPALKPAIAQQPIAAQEASPLADAAKG; from the coding sequence ATGAAAAAAGTAGTGTTTGCGGTAGCTGTGTGTGTGTGTGCTTTTACATCTATTGCGTTTACAAGTGCCCACCGTGCGAATGACAATGACGGAAAAAAATTCCCCTCCCTATTACCCGACAATGCTAATGCGGTTCCAGCCCGCCGGCTTTCTGATTCCATCTATACCCGTTTAGGTTTAGACAGTAATGGCTTAAGCCGTGAGGCTTTTTTCAAGGCCTATAAGGGTTATCAGTATCTGCTGGAAAAAGGTCAACTGGCGAAACCAGACCTGTTATCAATTGTAGATATGAGCCAGAGCAGTACCAAAAAGCGTTTATACGTTATAGATATCGCTCATTCCAGGGTATTATTCAATACCTATGTATCACATGGCCGTAATTCCGGCGGAGAATATGCTACAAGTTTTTCGAACCTGAACAGTTCACACAAAAGCTCGCTGGGCTTCATGATCACCGCCGAGACCTATACAGGCAAAGCCGGTTACAGCATGCGTTTTGATGGAATGGAAAAAGGCATTAACGACAATGTACGTATGCGTGATATTGTAATGCATGGCAGCACTTATGTAAATGCCAGCCGTTGCGAAAGTGCTATGGGCAGAAGTTATGGCTGCCCTGCAGTTTCTTATTCTGAGCATAAAGATATTATCAATACGATCAAAGGTGGCAGTTGCTTCTTTATCTATCATAATGACAACTGGTATCAGCGCAGCTCCAAGATATTGAATGCCAACTTCATGTGGCCTGCTTTAAAACCTGCTATCGCGCAACAGCCTATAGCCGCCCAGGAGGCATCACCCTTAGCGGACGCTGCCAAGGGATAA
- a CDS encoding DUF4397 domain-containing protein: MQTNLTLGLKRTMLIMGTVVAASLALSSCSKSVDAENTPIAGLIAFNVATDQNYGIGISLSGSEFLSSALGYANYTGGYQAVATGQRIVRSYSATTGSTMAQTTTNFELGKYYSVVVAGANGNYRNLVVEDKYDELPTSNGNIFIRYFNTIPDSSKLTVTITPEGNPAITDANVGFGAISDFKELPAGNVIVSITNGSNIVASKKKEDIKSNQVYAVLLAGIPSSTGADSIDVKFAPLAQLSN; this comes from the coding sequence ATGCAAACTAACTTAACGTTAGGTCTCAAAAGGACTATGTTAATTATGGGAACGGTTGTAGCCGCATCACTGGCGCTCTCCTCTTGCTCCAAATCTGTCGACGCAGAAAATACGCCCATTGCCGGATTAATTGCCTTTAACGTTGCAACGGATCAGAATTATGGAATCGGCATCTCCTTATCAGGCAGCGAATTCCTGAGTTCAGCACTGGGTTATGCAAACTATACAGGGGGCTATCAGGCAGTGGCAACAGGTCAGCGCATAGTTCGTTCTTATAGCGCTACAACAGGTAGCACAATGGCGCAAACAACCACGAATTTTGAATTGGGAAAATATTATTCAGTAGTGGTGGCAGGTGCAAATGGTAACTATCGCAACCTGGTAGTAGAAGATAAATATGATGAGTTGCCAACTTCCAATGGTAATATCTTTATTCGCTATTTTAATACGATCCCCGATTCTTCAAAACTTACTGTCACTATAACCCCCGAAGGTAATCCCGCTATTACGGATGCCAACGTTGGATTCGGCGCCATATCCGATTTTAAAGAATTGCCTGCAGGCAATGTCATAGTATCCATTACCAACGGCAGCAATATAGTGGCTTCGAAAAAGAAAGAGGATATTAAAAGCAATCAGGTTTATGCAGTGCTTCTTGCTGGAATCCCCTCTTCTACCGGTGCAGATAGTATTGATGTGAAGTTTGCTCCCCTTGCACAGCTCTCCAACTAA
- a CDS encoding M48 family metallopeptidase, whose protein sequence is MNTLYPPAPVAVDIQLLTPSAAFKKEVSKVVVQIILFFVVYLLLVIAAVALAIGCIYGGIALMANLRGLWVYLFGIGLMAFGLAIVFFLVKFLFAAHKQEDNGSIEITEAQHPILFEFIRKLTVETQTPFPKKIFLIPIVNASVSYKVSFWSMFFPVRKNLEIGVGLVNVLNAGEFKAIMAHEFGHFSQRSLRLGSYIYYVNNIIYNMLFENKGYGGFLNSWGNLHGIFQLFTVAVAKIAEGIQWILRKMYAPVNKAYMGLSREMEFHADAIAASVAGGNNLVSALDKILIAHSCYEEAMTRATDSLSDNKATANLFADQRVVLNLIGKGFSLNAELPSRVNYQDQWASHPTTEERTGRLHQLNWNVAPVADPAWGFFNDPEQVQLNMTRHMYAHSGVTETLSFYDKEEFEHNFIKDREAISLPLKYRTWFSARYPGQEVVKQLAGLPVFPLAWNDIVNETNQNLPTLLRANERDMMIVEAIAHGKIDVKSFDFDGQKYDVSEAPAVVEDLRSEIERLHQQMQETDLKILQYLKQQAPEGGHDFITRSARQGQFNDVSKEILTLIMPFFSHQPLSAEEVSLTVEKLKAGPEPACLTLWREMLDNKGFQGNEPLHKAVESFVNSYHFYWNGKNFNEKDIEDLYNLVVETDNWMAHFVFLAFRQWLEQVPA, encoded by the coding sequence ATGAATACGCTTTATCCGCCGGCACCTGTGGCTGTTGACATACAGTTATTAACTCCATCTGCAGCTTTTAAAAAAGAGGTCAGTAAGGTTGTGGTGCAGATCATTCTTTTTTTTGTTGTTTATCTGTTACTGGTAATTGCTGCGGTAGCATTGGCTATTGGCTGTATCTATGGTGGTATTGCGCTCATGGCTAACCTTAGAGGGTTATGGGTTTATTTGTTCGGTATTGGCCTTATGGCATTCGGACTCGCTATTGTTTTTTTCCTGGTTAAGTTTCTCTTCGCCGCTCATAAGCAGGAAGACAATGGTAGCATAGAAATTACAGAGGCGCAACATCCCATCCTTTTTGAGTTTATAAGAAAGCTTACTGTTGAAACGCAAACGCCTTTCCCCAAAAAGATCTTCCTCATCCCCATAGTGAATGCCTCTGTATCATATAAAGTTAGCTTCTGGAGTATGTTTTTCCCGGTACGCAAAAACCTGGAAATAGGAGTGGGGCTGGTAAATGTGCTGAACGCTGGGGAATTTAAAGCAATAATGGCGCACGAATTCGGCCACTTCAGCCAGCGTAGCCTAAGGCTCGGTAGCTACATCTATTACGTGAACAACATCATCTACAATATGTTGTTCGAAAACAAAGGATATGGAGGATTTCTCAATAGTTGGGGTAACCTTCATGGCATCTTTCAGTTGTTTACCGTAGCTGTAGCTAAAATAGCAGAAGGCATACAATGGATCCTAAGGAAAATGTATGCGCCTGTAAATAAAGCATATATGGGACTTAGCCGCGAAATGGAATTCCATGCCGATGCTATCGCCGCTTCTGTTGCCGGAGGTAATAACCTGGTAAGCGCCCTGGATAAGATATTGATAGCCCACTCTTGTTACGAAGAAGCAATGACCAGGGCTACAGACTCCTTGTCGGATAATAAAGCCACTGCCAACCTGTTTGCCGATCAGCGGGTGGTCTTGAACCTTATTGGAAAAGGATTTTCTCTTAATGCTGAACTTCCCTCACGGGTGAACTACCAGGATCAATGGGCCAGCCATCCAACAACGGAAGAACGTACCGGACGGCTTCACCAGTTGAACTGGAATGTTGCACCGGTTGCTGATCCTGCATGGGGTTTCTTTAACGATCCGGAGCAGGTGCAATTAAATATGACGCGGCATATGTACGCACACTCGGGTGTTACAGAAACACTCTCATTCTACGATAAGGAAGAATTTGAGCACAACTTCATTAAAGACCGCGAAGCAATTAGTTTGCCGTTGAAATATAGAACATGGTTTTCAGCACGCTACCCAGGGCAGGAAGTTGTAAAACAACTGGCCGGATTGCCGGTCTTTCCGTTGGCATGGAATGATATCGTCAATGAAACGAATCAAAACCTGCCAACCCTGCTGCGTGCCAATGAACGCGATATGATGATTGTTGAAGCTATTGCCCATGGAAAAATCGATGTAAAGAGCTTCGACTTCGATGGGCAGAAGTATGATGTTTCAGAAGCGCCTGCCGTTGTCGAAGATCTGAGAAGTGAAATCGAAAGGCTTCATCAGCAAATGCAGGAAACTGATCTTAAAATACTTCAATACCTGAAACAGCAGGCTCCGGAAGGAGGCCACGACTTTATCACCCGCTCAGCAAGGCAGGGACAGTTTAACGATGTATCAAAAGAAATTCTTACGCTTATCATGCCATTTTTCAGTCATCAGCCCCTTTCGGCGGAAGAGGTCAGTCTAACCGTCGAAAAACTGAAAGCAGGTCCGGAACCAGCCTGTCTGACCCTTTGGCGCGAAATGCTTGATAATAAAGGATTCCAGGGCAACGAGCCACTGCACAAAGCCGTTGAATCGTTCGTAAACAGCTACCATTTCTACTGGAATGGAAAAAACTTTAATGAAAAGGACATCGAAGATCTCTATAACCTTGTCGTAGAAACCGATAACTGGATGGCGCATTTTGTATTCCTTGCTTTTCGCCAATGGCTCGAACAGGTGCCGGCTTAA
- a CDS encoding chaperone modulator CbpM, whose protein sequence is MELNEFVNLGDFCDCHHISYTFISGLHDAGLIEITVVDNNQLLNIAQLKELEMMVRLHNELDINSEGIEAVTHLLHKLNELQHELKTVKQRLSWYESHY, encoded by the coding sequence ATGGAATTAAATGAATTCGTAAATCTGGGCGACTTCTGTGATTGTCACCACATCTCTTACACGTTCATCTCTGGCCTGCATGATGCCGGACTTATTGAAATCACCGTCGTCGACAATAACCAGCTACTGAATATAGCGCAGCTTAAAGAACTGGAAATGATGGTGCGACTGCATAATGAACTTGATATCAATTCCGAAGGCATTGAGGCAGTTACGCACTTGCTGCATAAGCTCAATGAATTACAACATGAACTAAAAACTGTGAAGCAACGCCTCTCCTGGTATGAAAGCCATTATTAG